Sequence from the Miscanthus floridulus cultivar M001 chromosome 16, ASM1932011v1, whole genome shotgun sequence genome:
CCCAGTGCTTTGCATACGCAAACCACCAAATAGGATGGGTTCCTTTCCGACGCGGCAACACGGCGTGCGCTGTGCGCATCATCAGCACCGTTGCGCGTTGCCGTGTAGCCTGCGTCGCTGGGAAACGCGTGTTCTCCCGGCGCCGCGTCCGGCGTCCGCGGGGGTATGGCGCCAACGGGATCACCCCCCGCTCGCCGCCGTCCCTTTCGCTAGGCGTGCGGAGTTCATCCTGCCAGCATCGCGGTCGCTCTTGCCAAAATCCGTCGCGATTCCGAGCTTCAGACGCCAGACACGACTAGCAAATTAGCAGTCGCCGATCCACCCCGTTGGCGGTGGGGGTTTAATTTCGCGGTATAAGTACGGCTCCTGACGCACTCGCCCCGGTGCTCTCGGCCTCTGCCCTTCCGCCATCTCTGCCATGGCAATGGAAGAGCTCGTCGAGTTCGAGGTGCTCTGGCCGGAGCCGGAGACCTGCCACGCCCACACGCACGagccgccgccgacgacgacgagcCTGTCACCTGTGCCAGTGCAGGCGGCGCAGCCATCCGACGCGTCTGCGGCGCGCTCTCGGCCCGTGGACGTTCCCGGCCCCAAGGCTGCCCCTGCCCGCTCCTGGCGCTGGAGCAGGCCGAGGGACGACAGCGGTGACCATGACGACGACAACGGCAGCGTGATCGTTCCGCCAAACTTGCTGCTGTCGGCCGGAGGCTGGCGGCGGTCGGAGGCGGAGCCGGCGGCGTGGACGCTGCGGGCGTCAGTCGGCCCGCCGTGCAAGCGGGCGCGCGACCTGTGCCACCTCCGCGACTCCGTGCTCCGGATGACCGGCTTCATCGAAGGGTGACGTCCCCGCGGGTGCATGGTGGATTGGTGGTGCACCGTGTACCTCGATTTGTACTCGCGGTCAAATTGGATGGAAATCAGTACATGGGGAGACTACCGATTTGGGTGTTGGATTTATTTGAACCAGACGACTCTTATTATCTTTCTCTTGACGGCTCCGGCACACAATTAATCATCTGTAAATAGTAGTACCTATCTTGCCGTGTGACAATTCTGTAGGAGTATTTCTGTCAAGCTGAGTTTATACTGTGTGGTGCTGCTAATCAGAGTTCTGCACGATATTTGATCTCTCTTCTTCACAATTCACATTATTCATACTCGCACGAGCATCAAACCAACTGGGGCAGATTCCAGGTGGCAGCTCACGAGAGGGTGAGCACCGCACTCCAAATCAACCGGCTAATGCCATTGCAGTAGTCTTCCCACCCAAGGAAGAGTGCTTGCTCGCCAAGACACGCCATCGCCTCCTTCCAAAGCACACCGCTATATATTCAGCTAGCCATGGACGTCCATCCCTGCCCGTCCCCGACGGCGAGGCCATCAATCGTATCGTATCATATCATGGAGGAATTCGAAGAAGCTGAAATCCTATGGCCTGCTGCCGGCTCCGACGACCGTGGCAACAGCCAAGGCGACGACGACGTCGTCGGCAACGGCGGCGAGGCGGCGCCTATGCCTTGTTCCGTTCGTCCCGAAGCGGCCGCGCCGGTCGAGATCTCTAGCCGGAAGCGGCGGTGCCGCCCATGGTCGGCGTCGGAGTACTACACCACCACGTTTAATGAAGAAATCGACGTCGCCTCCGACGACGAAGAAGGTCGTCGTACCGAAGACGCAAAAGGGACTACTAGCGACGGTTTGGTCATCGTGCCGCCGGATGTTCTTGTTGCACGGAGGAGGCTGGTGGTGGCTGGCCGGACGGCGGCGTACTCCATGTGCGCCGGCAAAGGGAGGACGCTCAAAGGGCGGGACCTCCGCGATGTCAGGAACCAAGTGCTCAAGATGACCGGATTCATCGAGGAATGAACATTCAGCATATGCGTGTCGTCGCATGGATCGACAAGTTTATTTTCAGCAAGTCAATGAAAGCATCAGTAGCAGATGCGTAGAAGAAGATGACGAAATGTTGGTTGATTCGTGTGAAAATTTGCTAGCTCATGTAATAATTGATGTACATAGCTAGCTAAGAAAATGGTGGTGAAAGTTGAAAAGAATAATTAAAATGCCAGCTGCTATTGCACTGCATCAATGTTGTATATTGTAGGcctgtaagtgtgttagcatttcggCTAATCATAAGAAACGAAGAAGATTAAAAATTCAGTTGCGCGAAAGCACGTAAGCTGTCGTTCCTGGAATGAAGCCACGAACTATTTCAGCTAATCAATTGTTGTACAAATTAGTCGATCATTCAGCCGGGAATCGTTCCAAGGAATGGTTCTGGACAACCGAACGAGCCCTAAGCTGGTTTCGCTTTATTTCTGTTATAAAGTTATACTAATTAGATCCTCTTTGATGACAGGGTGCAAGGCTTAATCTAAGGTGAACCTATACTGAACTGCTTGGACTCTATAGTATAATAGTGATCCTTGAAAAGAATAGACCTTAGTCCAATAAAAGCATTTGCCTGAAATAGCGAAGTGGCAAACAACCacatatgattttttttaaagcACATAGATGCTcataatgtatatatgtatgcacAATTATTCTTATAAACTCATACCTTACCCCAGTGATCACATCAAGTTAAAAACTTGAATCCGGAAGGAATTTGATCAGTTGATGATCTACATTCAATTCGCACAACTAGATTGGCTACTCCCTTCCGACATAAATCAATGCATCTTGGAGTTTTATTAATTAAGTCAATAATTTCGAAGTCAAGATTACAAGTGTTCTTTTCGAGTGGataattaaaaatatataaataCATTTGTATGGAAAAGTAGTAATAAGGTATATATTTTTGGTATGTGTTACAAACATGGATCTCAATATAGCAGCATATCTTTCTAAAAGGCATGCATGTTGATATTGCCAACTGTTCCACTATTGTAGCTAAGGAATCTTAGCATTAAACACGGCTATGTGGCTTAGCTGTGAAATTATAAGCGCCTCTATGGCCGAGCCAAATTCATTATCTACTATAGATGGCTACATTTTTATATATGTCTCTCCATTGTGTTTTTTTACTTCACACAGGATCTATTGGACCATTGAATAGTTAATTAGTTTCTTTAATTAATGTTGAATGTTCGTTATCCTTGAGTATGTCGATTGATGAAAAAATGTGAAGTAATGACTAGGACAAATAAATATGTTCTCTTAGAGCCCCGTTGAGCATTTGTTTTCATTATTAATTGGGAATTTTCATGTTTTTTAAAAAACTAGTTAAATAAAATAGATGTCATTATATCCTAATATAGTTAGAAGGAGAGCCTTGGCGCAGTGGTAAAGCTACCACCTTGTGACCATGAGGTCACCGGTTCAAGTCCTTGTAACAGCCTCTTGCAGAAATGCAGGGAAAGACTGCGTATAAAAGACCCAAGTGGTCGGACCCTTTCCCGGACCCTGTGTAAGCGGGAGCTTCGTGCACTGGTGCTGCTCTTTATAGTTAGTATAGCCTCTAGGCGAGGGTCACCACTACATAATTTAGCCCACTATTTAAAATGTTGATTATAAATATATTATAACAAAATATTAGTGATTAATTAGTACTTTGTAAACCACGTTGATATCCAAAATGAGAGGATACGAAGCGTACTGATAGTTTAAGTTAGTTTAATTCATGAACGGACCCTTAAAAATTCATACGCGGGACAGTTCCTGCTTAGAGTATCTACGCAACTGCTCCCTCTTCCTAAAATATAAGAGATTTTTTTTCAGTTGTCCCAAGTCAAATCATTTTAAACTTGACCAAATTTTTTGAAATGATTAATAATATTTATATCATTGAATGAGCTTCCTTAAATATATTTGAAACTATTTTCGAGATTTACCTTTTTGAAAATATAGTTTTctctatattttttttttcaaacgtATAACTGTTTGATTGTGGATAACCGAAAAAATCATTGTATTTCAGGACCGAGGATGTGTAGTCATCAGACGTGCGACAAGAACAAACATGCAATTCCTTTCCAGCAATCCCGTCTCTCCAATTTGCTTCGGTTGGCTGATAATTTGGGGTTCCGCTGGTCTTGGGCAGCCAAGGTAGGCAGCTTGCGTGTACAAGAGGCACTAGTGATGGATGGATTGAAGGAATGCATTTCCGCGACCGCGAGCCCGGAGGAAAAGGTCAGGGCACCGATAGCAACCGGGCACGGATGCGCTTCCATACGAATTGGAATATACATAGAtatcaccctgttcgctttgtcttgtttggcttataagccgtatttttttagccaacaaacattatttttctctcacactaaatcagacaacagtactttcaaccatgacttatcagccaaacaaactcAAGTGAACAGGGATAGATGTCAACACGCCATGAACTCGTACGGCTgcatgagttttttttttattgaaTAAGGCTTAGTCTTCTTTTTTAACAGAATTGTACGAGCTGCTGTGACGCGCACACAAACTGCACGAGCTGCTGTCACACAGACAGTGAGACAGTAACACTTCCCGTTCAAATTTGGGCGGCCGTCAGCCTGCGGCATCGTGGGCTAGGCCCAGGACGTGGCCCAATATTAAAGTCACATGGCCGCATGGGCCTTTATTGCATGCGTGTGGTGGGCCTAATCCATTTGGCCCATTAAGAAATAGCACTTCCCGCGCTCTCGTTGTTGCCTGTCTGGTTCCGTGAAGAAAACTGAAACAGTAATTCAAAAAAAAATGGTGCATTTGATCCAAATACAAGAACCGGTGGCTGGGGTTTTATCATCCGTGATGAACAAGGACTGATGATCCTGGCAGGGTCTGGAAAAGAACCATTCTTGTTCGACGCTTTTCATGCGGAACTGCTCGGCTGCTTGGCGGCAGTCAAATCTGCGGCGCACTTGGGGCTGCACAGAATTATTTTGGAGACAGATGCTTctttagggggtgtttagttggagctactaaactttagtagctactaaacggtttagtcatttttagtaacttcagagttactagagaggagtaaagcccttttagtagcttttagtcataacGTTTGGTTGAAAAGTTACTAAAATGACTAAAAACTACTAAATTTAATAGCTACTAGacgaaccaaacagacccttaatcAAGACTGCTCTAGAGGGTGATGAGTATAGACTATCGACCTTGGGCGGCATAGTTACTGAACTTAGGCTCCTTCTGCTGTCAGAATCTGTAGATGCTAGAGTTGAAGTATGTCCTAGATCATGCAATAAAGTTGCTGATGCCCTTGTGGCGTTTGGTTGTAAATATCCCAGTGATGATCCGATCACTTGGGAGACAGTACCTCGCTTTGTCGAGGGCTTGGTGACTAGCGATTTGGCTGAGTCCAATAAGTAATGAAATCCTTGATTGAAACAGAAGTGATATCCCCCGGGAAGAGAAGAGGAAAAAAAAACCCTGAACAAACCGATTAATCAATGCAAAGATGGATTACTTTGCGAAAAACAATTGATGGACGGACGCGGGACGCTTCCGAGGCCGGAAATCCAGGGAGCCAGGGCGACCGGCTTGCTTGTCGTAGCGGTAACGCCGCACACATACCACTGCAGAAATTAATCCCATGTCGTCTGTCTGGATGAGTAACTACAAGGGTCGCCGTTCCGCACAAATCTCCGAGGTCCGAGCTACACTCCCCGATGCCCCCAAAACGCAGAGATCCAACCTCAGCTACCCTCCCAGTACCGTTCAATTTCAGGGTTAAAAAAAACACATGTCCAACCGAGTGCTACTAGGATGAAAACTTTCAGTTACTGAGATGGTTAAAAGGCTTGATGTGCTCAGAGTAAACTTTCAGACTGGTCTGCTACGCTTTTGTCTCTCATTTAGCAACAGGCCGGTGCTCGGATGCTGTGTTGGTCCCTCGGCTGCGCTGCCTTCACTTaccagaggtagaagaagatattaAGAATagctcacacacacagcacaagctcAGTGTTGGCCAAAAGCTCTACTTTTGgatgtggcaaactgaactgCCTCTCTTCACTGAGTtgtagtgggaagctatatatacaactctaaccatctaatcctagtacacagacatgtcagactGTCATGCAGCTACAacgactagatgtgacagcagagctgactttgacgcctgcccctgctgtggctacagtgcaatAGCAGAGGAGCCCTTTCAACGTCTGCCCCTGCTACGCGTACagagggagagcagcagattactttacatgCTGCACGCTGACTGGCGATAGATTAGCTCTGGTATGCAGTCATTGTTCCTTCACTGTATATTTTGCAGCAGTCGTCAATGACATGCTTCTGAAATTAACCTGCAATTCCATGCCCTACATTTCTTTCAATACAAGCCTAATTAACGAAGTCTGTTGCGAGTATGCATGACAGACAAAAATTGCATTAACTTCAAACGGAATCTGTCTGAGTGTCTGACCGCTCTAGCTAGCTGGTTCAGTTTGTTTGATGAGAAAGCAAACGGGAGAGAAACCCTAGCTCTCCCTCTCTATAAATTAGCGCATGCTTGTTCGTACAACGCCTCATCACACTCAGTTGCCTTCCAATTTCATCAGTGCCTTTCAATTTCAACGGTAAGGATAGATCGATGGCCTCTTTCAAGGACCATGGTGTCGTGGTGGCAATGATAGCGGTGGTCTTCCTCGCCACCGTCCTCCCTTCTCATGCGTCGACGGCGGTCGATGAGCCGGCTAAGTATAAGCCCACGGCGCCAGCGCCGTCCCCTGCATCGCACtcctcgctgccgccgccgcggccggtgATCGTCGTCCAAGGTGTCATCTACTGCAAGTCCTGCAAGCTCAGGGGCTACAACAGCGGCATGGACGCGTCCCCTCTCCCCAGTGAGTCTCCAACAACCTACATTTCATTTGGTTTCTACTCGCTGACAGAACTGAAAGCTAGTAGCGTTGTGAATAAAACATGTGTACATGTGCAGATGCAACGGCGAGCCTGGTGTGCTACGGCGACGCGGAGAGCAAGTACCGGGTGCTGAACCAGACGAGCACGGCCACGGACAAGAACGGCTACTTCCTCGTGATGGTGTACGACGTGGACATGTTCGACCGGCACAGCTGCAGGCTGTACCTGCGCTCGTCGCCGACGCCGCTCTGCGCCGCGCCCTTCGTCCCGTCCAACCCCAAGCTGGGGCTCACCCTCGTGAGGGACCGGGCGGCCACGGCGCCCAGGGGCGCGCGCGGCATCTTCCACCCCAAGACCGCGCTCATGTACGCGCCGGCCACCGCCGGCAAGTGCCCGCCGTACTGATCGATGTCCGATGGCGATGATGGTGTACGTGGTCGGGATCGGAGCGGCGTCATGAGCTATGGAACATGGTGGACTGTGGGTGCATGGGCAGCGTGGATGGATGCTCGTTTGGTCAAGAGGTCGGACGTTGTCAGAGGCAAAAATAAGGAGTGTAGTATGTAGTGATTGTTGTCGCGTATCGTGTCATCGTTTTAGTCGATGCTCCATGGAGTATCTGATCTGTTGACTGTTGCTATTTGTTGAGTCTGAAGTGGTTAGTTTGCTTGTCTGTGTAAccgtttctttttttttgacGTTGAGTGTAACCGTTTCTTAGGTCCTGATTggaaattcctgtcacatcgaatgtttagacatatgcatggagtattaaatatagactaattacgaaactaattgcataacttgcgactaatttgcgagacgaatcttttaagcctaattagtccatgatttgacaacgtgttgctacagtaaacatgtgctaatgacggattaattatgcttaaaaaacgtctcgcaaattagtctccatctatgtaattggttttgtaattaatctatatttaatgctccttattagtatgtaaacattcgatgtgacataaattttagtaGCGACTAAAGAAACAAACACCCTTTGGTCAATCCTGTCTTTTGGACAAAAGAACGAAAGAGTTCAGAACTGCTATCCCTCAAAAGGATGTTTTGGCTTCTTGCAACAACCGAATTCTAGACCATTGGATTGGACACGTATCGCGTGGCTGCGACGTGCATCGGCAGGATTCCTTCTCTCCTACGATGTGCAAAGGATTCCTTCTCTGCGACATGATTATGCAACATGCtgttcgcgtgtccttaaacccggcttgacccgtttctttttttcatccaaaacagcgtttttctctcacaaattcctccagattcatccagattcctccaaaatttCTCCAAGCAAACGGAGCCATGATGGTGCAGCGTGGATGTGGGTGTGCACCGGGGGCGCAGCCGTGCGAGCTGAGGGTAGTGGGTGTGACAGTAGGGGCTAGTAGGAGCTGTATATCTGATATTTGACATTTGTGAATAATTTAACATATATTTCTTTGATATATGCAATTCACATaaataatttgtaattttttctGAATAATTTGGCATATATGTTTCTGAGATCTGCAATCCATAGAAATACCTAAATTACATCACTCTGtccaataaattacactgaaTAAATTATTGTAAACATAGTAATAAGACggtgtaaatatagctataaAGCGGTGTAAGTGTATGGGTAAAATCTGGTTGTTGGGaggggctaaaacaaccgattgtCGGCTAGACAGATTTGATCGGAAAACCGGCAATTTGGTGAAAGATCCAGTTTACCATTTTTTACTCCAATCGGTTTCAAAGTTCATGTCGTTCTGTTTGAAACAGCCCAACTTCACTGGTgaaactatttttttttctctttgctGCACACCAGCCAGTGAAACGAGAGAGAGCGCTTGGAGAATCTAGTAGTTTCAACTTGACATGAGCAACTGTGCATACGAGAGAAGATGAAAAACAGCTTCTACTAAGAAGTTGTTTTATCAAGACCTGTTTGGTAAAAGTTGAAAAACAATTTTGTAATGCTGAGAGAAAATCTCTACCAAACCAGCCCTAAACTCTAAACCCCTCGAAAGAAGGACGCAACTTTAAAATAAAGTTTCTCTTATAATATACACAAAAAGGGACTAATGTGGTCAAATAATATACACAAAAACAGACTAATGTGGTCAAAAACAGACCTATGCCATGGCGGATGAACTGATAGCTCGGTTGGTAGCTGTCGGTTTTGAGAAGCTCCAGGTCAGGAGTTCAACTCTCCACCTCTGTATACACATGTTTGCGCATCATAAAAAATCTCCTCGCATGTTCTAtaccaaagcacaggtctaaggttCGATCCGGTCTCATGTGGTTGCGGTGCCGCTATGTATGGGTAAGGCAGGAGTTCGAGGGTTTTCTCAGGCCTGCATGAGAAGACCTTCTTCTTAAGCACAATACCCAGAGCTATCATACCCCGCGTGTcgagttttttttatataatccGCCTTGAGCTCTGGTGGAGCAGATAAAAATGCATGCTATCCTGGCCTTGCTAAGACCATCCTAGAGTCCCAACCTTGTAGTGACATGGCGGAGCAGATAAAAAAACGTGCTATCTCGGACCTGTTCGTTTTGCTAAAATTGGCTTATGTTGACGCTGGTACCGATTTATTGTAGAGGATAACTCTGGTGCTTCGATAAAATGTAACGTTGAAGCAGTGCTGAACAACCGACCAAAACACTGCAACTACCGCCGTACCGAGGTAGCTTTGTCCTCGGTGGTGGTGCACGGGCGAAGGTTTATCTGCCAAGAAAACACTGGACCGACTGGTTGTCTGGTTCGTGGGCCGTGGCCTACATGCGTCCACCATCTTGGTAAGTGTGCCTCAACGGCCTTGTCGTGGCCCAACTTTAAGGCCCTCGTCCATCCGTATGAAATCGACACCGAGGGAGAAAGAGCACCTCAAATATTCACCCATTTAGCtaatgctgaaatttggcttataccagtatttatgctgaaatattataagaggaaaacactgttttatAGCTCAAAATtagttctgaataagctcaaacgaaattaaaaaatatttataattgatataataaatatattttaataataaatCCATTTGAAGATAAAtatgttgatactattttttataaatctaattaaactTAAAAATTATGTACTCCTTGAAAATTAagatttatatattttttggaacggaggaagtactACCACTGATGGATCCATCTGGTGCGCTCTCAATTTCAGATTTTTCGTGAGAATTGCTCCTATACATCCAAATAGTGAGGGGTCGTTTACTAGTGCTCTTTGGAGTAGTTTCTTATGAGAATCATTCCTCATCACCCAAATAGAAAAGAGAGAATTctttatttggcactgaaacaaatcgctcttCCATATTTGGCACTGGAAattttgaacttccttatctagcaTCAACTTAAAAATTCATTCCGTATATGGCACTTCCGTCCATTTCAGGCGTCCCTCCGTCAATTGACCAGCAAGACCATGTCAGCTTTTCATTAGAAGTACCAAAATGCCCTTGGTCTCGTGCGTCCGTCCATCTCCCCTTCTCCCCGTCTCTCCTCTCTCGGTCTCTCCCGTCGCTCCTCTATTCTGAAAGAGAAACAAGAGACACCTCTCAAACCAAAACCCTAGAGAGAATGGAGGCCGGAGGAGATGAGGATGGGGAaaaggaggcggcggccgccGGTGCCCAGGAACTCGCGGGGCGGGTCCCCCAGCTCGAGGCGCCCCACAGTCAGCCAAGCTTGCCCCATGGTCGCAGATCGAGGCACGGGTCCGGCGGGGAACGCAGCGGCGGGGCGGGCTCGTCGCTCGGCGCTGGCCCCATCTCGCGGCGCGTGGTGCGCGGGGGGGCGGCCTCGCCCGACGGCGCGGGGTGCAGGCCACGGCGTGGCAGACACGGCGGGGCGAGCTCGCCCACCGGAGCACCGGCCAGACCGCGTGGCGGACTGGGCGTGGCGGCCTCCCCAAGCAGCAGTCCCAGTGGCACGGACTCGTCCAACGGCGCGGGAAGCGGCCACTGTCACCACCATGCGGCTTGCGATGCCACCGAAGAGTGAGTACTGCGGCTCTTCCTTTCATCGATTTCGTACGTAGGTGAGCACTGGATGGAACCTCTGCTCGGATTTCTGCGGCGTGGTGTTTTTCTTGCGCTAATCGATTGCTAGACTAGATGGTCGTCTGACTGATTTGAGGAAATAGAGGTTGGGGAAATTGAGGACCTCGGTAGGTAGAGGGATAGATTAGCTCTTTCCCCAATTTCGAATTATATAAAAATTAAAGTGATATAGAATTATATATAATGGTCAGATATCTGAGTTCTTGGGCGATACTGTATCTACTTCGAATTATAGCAAGTTCCTTATTTACCCGGCTATATATACACTGCTAGTGATAGTTTGGAACATGTTTGAGTGGTGACATGTGTCATTGGTAAGACTAACTAAGCACGGCCTATAATACTCTAGCTACTACTAAGTTACTGAACATGTAGTGCCATCTGAATTTTGTTGTTTGGACACACAGAATGGATACAGATACAAGTTACTTGCTCAAAATTCACCTTCTTGGCAATCCAAAGAAAAGTAGAAAGGATGTGAGATGTTTTTCCTTGGAGAAGGTTGTGGATGCTGATTTCACAAATTATATGGACCTTGTTGAATCCATTGTTCAACAGTATCCTCCGGGGTACTTGGAAGTTCCACATGTGCAATACTATGATGCTGAGTTAAAAACTTTTCCAGAAGTAACGTCAGACCAAGAACTGATGGTAATGTTCAGTAAACATAAGGAAAAGGTCATCGAGATATTCATTGCTTATTGTGATCCATCTGAACCTTACAAGCCTATCACTGAATGGCAATTTGAAGGAGAAGCACAACATAAGGACGACATAGAACAAGAGTTGGATACCTATCTCATGAATCCATTACCAAACAATGAGCATGTTGGTGTGGATGAGGAGGGTATGTACTTAAAGGAAGACCGTGTGGTAGCTGTCCCTTCTGATAAAGGGAAGGAGAAGACCTCTGTtccattaactgaagatgaggcaCAATCTGGTAGTGAACAGGAGGGGACAGAGAATGAGATGACAGAAGATGAGATGCAAAAAGATCCAAATCATGGCCCGCATGTGGAATATGACAAAGAAGACCCTCCGATGACAGTAGGCAGTATGTATCCCAATATGGCAGAGTTTAAGTTGGCTCTTTCGCAACATGCAATCAAAAATGAGTTTGAGTATAATACAGAGAGAAGTGGACCAAAACGGCTGAGGGCTTATTGTTCAAGGAAAGAAGCCGATAATTGTCCATGGAGGATACATGCTTCTACAACGGCTGATCAAATAACAATAATGGTAATTATCTACTGTTCAAGCTTGCACATCTTGCTTTTATTGCAAACTTGATATGTATATTTAATTGACTATGTTTGCCTTTTTGTGTAGGTGAAAAAGAACCCTAGTGCTCATTGCTGCTCTAGTAGTAGAAGAAAGAAGAGAGTGAGGAATGCCACTAAGCACTGGATTTGTGAAAAGGTCAAGGACTGGCTCATATAGGATGCAACTCTGGGAGCAAGTGCATTGCAAGAAAAGCTCAAAGAACACTACAAGGTTACCATCCACTACAAGAGAGTATTTGATGGTAAGAACCTTGCATTGAAGCATCTATATGGTGATTGGGACTCCAGTTTCGATAATCTGTACAGATTTAAGGCACAAGTTGAGAGCTGTTGCCCTGGTAGTTTAGTAATTATTGATCATCACACTATTGCAGAAGAAATCAGATTTAGAAGATTTTTTTTCACCTTGAAACCTTGCATAGAAGGGTTCCTTAGTGGTTGCAGGCCATATTTGGCAATAGATAGCACATTTCTGACAGGCAAATTCAAAGGTCAATTAGCTAGTGCATCTGCTGTAGATGGACATAATTGGTTGTATCCAGTTGCTTTAGGAGTCTTTGATTCTGAAACAAATGATAATTGGATATGGTTCATGACTCAACTTAGAGAGGTGATTGGGGCACCGAGGGGTTTAGCCATATGCACTGATGCTGGACAGGCTGTGATGGCAGGGGTAGCAGAAGTGTTTCCACAAGCTGAACATAGAGAATACATGTTTCACTTGGTGTCAAACTTCAAGAAGAAATTCCATGGGAAGGTATTTGATGACCATCTTTGGGCTGCAGCATACTCGTGGAACTCCTATTTATTTGAGAAGCATTGGGCAGCAATGGAGGTGGCTAGGCCAGCCGCAACAGATTATCTAAGGCAATGCCACAAAAAGTTGTGGACTAGGAGTCAGTTCTTGACCATATGCAAAGTTGACTATATTACAAACAATTTGGCAGAGAGCTTCAA
This genomic interval carries:
- the LOC136510118 gene encoding non-classical arabinogalactan protein 31-like gives rise to the protein MASFKDHGVVVAMIAVVFLATVLPSHASTAVDEPAKYKPTAPAPSPASHSSLPPPRPVIVVQGVIYCKSCKLRGYNSGMDASPLPNATASLVCYGDAESKYRVLNQTSTATDKNGYFLVMVYDVDMFDRHSCRLYLRSSPTPLCAAPFVPSNPKLGLTLVRDRAATAPRGARGIFHPKTALMYAPATAGKCPPY
- the LOC136513947 gene encoding protein S40-1-like — protein: MAMEELVEFEVLWPEPETCHAHTHEPPPTTTSLSPVPVQAAQPSDASAARSRPVDVPGPKAAPARSWRWSRPRDDSGDHDDDNGSVIVPPNLLLSAGGWRRSEAEPAAWTLRASVGPPCKRARDLCHLRDSVLRMTGFIEG
- the LOC136513946 gene encoding protein S40-1-like, with product MDVHPCPSPTARPSIVSYHIMEEFEEAEILWPAAGSDDRGNSQGDDDVVGNGGEAAPMPCSVRPEAAAPVEISSRKRRCRPWSASEYYTTTFNEEIDVASDDEEGRRTEDAKGTTSDGLVIVPPDVLVARRRLVVAGRTAAYSMCAGKGRTLKGRDLRDVRNQVLKMTGFIEE